A stretch of Bombus huntii isolate Logan2020A chromosome 7, iyBomHunt1.1, whole genome shotgun sequence DNA encodes these proteins:
- the LOC126867975 gene encoding transmembrane protein 147 isoform X2, producing the protein MFHIYETIILFETASEYGAFWKCIQAGGIYIFTQLVKMLALATFFPTADNVGGEGYDLIGEFLKSSIDLADLVGILLSLNNIPGKGHAKILTAGVGWAGAEVLLTRFLLLWVGARGAEFDWKYIQKSLESNINLVQHITTATLVWLWSRHDLKRSLVPIVVGMLILTVYRPLILDFLLVFFLTGPWSALIVKATTTFIMGVTTLYMYAGLAHSIGIF; encoded by the exons GTATTCAAGCTGGAggtatttacatatttacacAATTAGTAAAAATGCTGGCACTTGCTACTTTTTTCCCTACAGCAGATAACGTAGGAGGTGAAGGTTATGATTTAATTGgt GAATTTTTAAAGTCTTCGATAGATTTAGCTGATTTAGTAggaattttattatcattgaACAATATACCCGGTAAAGGGCATGCAAAAATTTTAACTGCTGGAGTTGGATGGGCTGGAGCTGAGGTATTACTTACTAGGTTCCTCCTATTATGGGTAGGAGCAAGAGGCGCAGAATTTGATTGGAAATACATTCAAAAGAGTCTCGaatctaatattaattta gTACAACATATAACTACAGCAACACTTGTATGGTTATGGTCACGACATGATCTAAAACGAAGTTTAGTTCCAATAGTAGTTGGTATGCTTATACTTACAGTATATAGGCCACTTATTTTAGATTTTCTCCtagtattttttttaactggCCCATGGTCAGCCCTTATTGTTAAAGCTACTACTACTTTCATCATGGGTGTTACGacattatatatgtatgctGGTCTTGCTCATTCCATAGGCATCTTTTGA